The Mesorhizobium sp. B1-1-8 genome contains a region encoding:
- a CDS encoding peptide chain release factor 3 — MPEIIPEEVARRRTFAIIAHPDAGKTTLTEKLLLFGGAIQLAGEVKAKKDRIQTRSDWMKIERERGISVVTSVMTFEYEDNVFNLLDTPGHEDFADDTYRTLSAVDSAVMVIDAAKGIEPRTLKLFEVCRLRDIPIITFVNKMDRESRDPFEILDEIEQKLALDTAPITWPIGRGKSFCGTYHLALNAVRKRDAERERTPVNGPDSNRVAGLLPENEREAFIEELELAREACRPLDIDAFREGHLTPVYFGSALRNYGVRDLIEALGAYGPPPRAQDADARMVEATEDKMTSFVFKIQANMDPNHRDRIAFVRVCSGKLERGMKAKLVRTGKPMSLSAPQFFFARTRVTADEAFAGDVVGIPNHGTLRIGDTLTEGEEILFRGVPNFAPEILRRVRLGDAMKAKKLKEALHQMAEEGVVQLFSPEDGSPAIVGVVGALQLDVLKERLNFEYTLPVDFEMSRFSVCRWISADDKAEVQRFIEAHRGDIARDLDNDPVFLAQHAFSLNYEAERWKAIRFTAVKDYQVRDKAA; from the coding sequence ATGCCCGAAATCATACCTGAAGAGGTTGCGCGCCGCCGCACTTTCGCGATCATCGCGCATCCCGACGCCGGCAAGACCACGCTCACCGAAAAGCTGCTTTTGTTCGGCGGCGCCATCCAGCTTGCCGGTGAGGTAAAGGCCAAGAAGGATCGCATCCAGACCCGCTCCGACTGGATGAAGATCGAACGCGAGCGCGGCATCTCGGTCGTCACCTCGGTGATGACCTTCGAATATGAGGACAATGTCTTCAACCTGCTCGACACGCCCGGCCACGAGGATTTTGCCGACGACACCTACCGCACCTTATCGGCGGTGGATTCGGCCGTCATGGTCATCGACGCCGCCAAGGGCATCGAGCCGCGCACGCTGAAACTGTTCGAGGTCTGCCGGCTGCGCGACATCCCGATCATCACCTTCGTCAACAAGATGGATCGCGAGAGCCGCGATCCGTTCGAGATCCTCGACGAGATCGAGCAGAAGCTGGCGCTCGACACCGCCCCCATCACCTGGCCGATCGGCCGCGGCAAGAGCTTTTGCGGCACCTATCATTTGGCGCTGAACGCCGTGCGCAAGCGCGATGCGGAGCGGGAGCGCACGCCGGTCAACGGTCCTGATTCCAACCGCGTCGCCGGCCTGCTGCCGGAAAACGAGCGCGAGGCCTTCATCGAGGAGCTGGAGCTCGCGCGCGAGGCCTGCCGCCCGCTCGACATCGACGCTTTTCGCGAAGGCCATCTGACACCGGTCTATTTCGGCTCGGCGCTGCGCAATTACGGCGTGCGCGACCTGATCGAAGCGCTCGGCGCCTACGGCCCGCCGCCGCGCGCGCAGGACGCTGATGCGCGAATGGTGGAGGCGACCGAGGACAAGATGACCTCCTTCGTCTTCAAGATCCAGGCCAACATGGATCCCAACCATCGCGACCGCATCGCCTTCGTCCGCGTCTGCTCGGGCAAGCTGGAGCGCGGCATGAAGGCCAAGCTGGTGCGCACCGGCAAGCCGATGTCGCTCTCGGCGCCGCAGTTCTTCTTCGCACGCACCCGCGTCACCGCCGACGAGGCCTTTGCCGGCGACGTCGTCGGCATTCCCAACCACGGCACGCTGCGCATCGGCGACACGCTGACCGAGGGCGAGGAAATCTTGTTTCGCGGCGTGCCGAATTTTGCCCCGGAAATCCTGCGCCGCGTCCGGCTCGGCGACGCGATGAAGGCCAAGAAGTTGAAGGAAGCGCTGCACCAGATGGCCGAGGAAGGCGTCGTGCAGCTGTTTTCGCCGGAGGACGGCTCGCCGGCCATCGTCGGCGTCGTCGGCGCCCTGCAGCTCGATGTGCTGAAGGAGCGGCTGAACTTCGAATACACGCTTCCGGTGGACTTCGAGATGTCGCGCTTTTCCGTCTGCCGCTGGATCTCGGCGGACGACAAGGCGGAGGTGCAGCGCTTCATCGAGGCGCATCGCGGCGACATCGCCCGCGACCTCGACAACGATCCCGTGTTCCTCGCCCAGCACGCCTTTTCGCTTAACTACGAAGCCGAGCGCTGGAAGGCGATCCGCTTCACCGCGGTTAAGGACTATCAGGTCCGCGACAAGGCGGCGTGA
- a CDS encoding haloalkane dehalogenase has product MNATTDGQQAALRRSHVAVLDSIMSYLEAGSDGPTILFLHGNPTSSYIWRNIIPHVAQVGRCIAPDLIGYGQSGKPDIDYRFFDQVRYLDAFIDALDLKDLAIVAQDWGTALAFHFAARRPRRILGLAFMEFIRPFERWDDFHQRPQARELFKALRTPGAGEKLVLEENVFVEKVLPASVLRSMSEEEMDAYRAPFPTPQSRKPALRLPRELPIEGLPADVAAISAHDHRALRLSTYPKLLFAGDPGALISPQAAKEFASTLKNCRFIDLGPGAHYLQEDHPDTIGKAVAGWLPEIARAEGETEPA; this is encoded by the coding sequence ATGAATGCGACGACCGACGGACAACAGGCCGCCTTGCGGCGTTCACATGTGGCGGTACTGGATTCAATCATGTCCTATCTGGAGGCCGGATCGGATGGCCCGACCATATTGTTCCTGCACGGCAACCCGACCTCCTCCTACATCTGGCGCAACATCATCCCGCATGTCGCGCAGGTCGGCCGCTGCATCGCGCCCGATCTGATCGGTTACGGTCAGTCGGGCAAGCCGGATATCGACTACCGCTTCTTCGATCAGGTTCGTTATCTCGACGCCTTCATCGACGCCCTCGACCTCAAGGATCTGGCGATCGTCGCCCAGGACTGGGGCACCGCGCTCGCGTTCCATTTCGCCGCGCGACGGCCGCGGCGCATTCTGGGACTTGCTTTCATGGAATTCATCCGGCCCTTCGAGCGCTGGGACGATTTCCACCAGCGTCCGCAGGCGCGCGAGCTCTTCAAGGCGTTGCGCACGCCGGGCGCCGGCGAGAAGCTGGTGCTGGAGGAGAACGTCTTTGTCGAGAAAGTACTGCCGGCCTCCGTGTTGCGGTCGATGAGCGAGGAGGAAATGGATGCTTACCGGGCGCCGTTCCCGACGCCGCAGTCGCGCAAGCCGGCGCTGCGCCTGCCGAGGGAACTGCCGATCGAGGGCCTGCCGGCCGATGTCGCCGCAATCAGCGCGCACGACCACCGGGCGCTGCGGCTCTCCACCTATCCGAAATTGCTTTTCGCTGGCGATCCAGGCGCTCTGATTTCACCGCAGGCGGCAAAGGAATTTGCGTCGACGCTGAAGAACTGCCGCTTCATCGATCTGGGGCCAGGCGCCCATTATCTGCAGGAAGACCATCCGGATACGATCGGCAAGGCCGTTGCCGGTTGGTTGCCTGAGATCGCCCGGGCGGAAGGTGAGACTGAACCGGCCTGA
- a CDS encoding TetR/AcrR family transcriptional regulator: MARQSLRENLLEAGFQTIWNAGYTAAGVRDIVAAAGARPGSFTNHFASKEDFAGEVLERYFAYVSGLVENALAQDGTPPVGRLRRYLDVITSKLEAHDWARGCMIGNLSLETAVHSEPLRLRLVDIFERWRQPFAACIAEGQAAGEISRTFDAEDLADFLLSSWQGAMLRMKVERSPEPLERFKKIIFSTVFGKETA; this comes from the coding sequence ATGGCTAGACAATCACTCCGCGAAAACCTTCTCGAGGCCGGCTTCCAGACCATCTGGAATGCCGGCTACACCGCAGCCGGCGTGCGCGACATCGTCGCGGCGGCCGGCGCCAGGCCGGGTTCCTTCACCAACCATTTCGCCTCGAAGGAAGACTTCGCCGGCGAAGTGCTGGAACGCTACTTCGCCTATGTTAGCGGCTTGGTGGAAAATGCGCTGGCGCAGGACGGCACGCCGCCCGTCGGCAGGCTGCGCCGCTATCTCGACGTCATCACCTCCAAGCTCGAAGCTCATGACTGGGCGCGCGGCTGCATGATCGGCAATCTCAGCCTCGAGACGGCGGTTCACAGCGAGCCGCTCCGGCTCAGGCTGGTCGATATTTTCGAGCGCTGGCGCCAGCCATTTGCAGCCTGTATCGCGGAGGGTCAGGCGGCAGGCGAGATATCCAGGACATTCGATGCCGAGGACCTTGCCGATTTCCTGCTGTCGTCCTGGCAGGGCGCAATGCTGCGCATGAAGGTCGAGCGCAGCCCGGAACCGCTCGAGCGGTTCAAGAAAATCATCTTCAGCACTGTATTTGGGAAGGAGACAGCGTGA
- a CDS encoding NAD(P)/FAD-dependent oxidoreductase — protein sequence MTKEVIVIGAGIIGASIAWHLSRAGALVTVIADSGAGGVATPNSFAWINASWGNPETYFRLRVRAMAEWKRLAKDLPGLPLAWCGGLCFDLPADRLEAYAAEHSAWGYGIERVGREQAALIEPNLAELPDFAMYVAEEGVAEPVAAAKALLGDAERRGARIVTGTVGALAISGDRVTGVVVSGEAIAADEVVVAAGAGVPAIAATAGIKLPIETPPGLIVHSRPYEKLLNGLVLGDRLHMRQTAEGRIIAGSDFGGGDPGVDATATARDLFAATKAMLRGAEGLELDFHTVGYRPTPIDGFPIIGRAEGVDGLYIAVTHSGVTLAPAVGLFATREILDGERDALLAPYGLGRFAQ from the coding sequence GTGACAAAAGAAGTCATCGTCATCGGCGCCGGTATCATCGGTGCATCTATCGCTTGGCATCTGAGCAGAGCGGGTGCGCTGGTGACGGTGATTGCCGACAGCGGGGCCGGCGGTGTCGCCACACCCAATTCCTTCGCCTGGATCAATGCCAGTTGGGGTAACCCGGAAACCTATTTCCGGCTGCGTGTCCGCGCCATGGCCGAATGGAAACGGCTGGCGAAAGACCTGCCCGGCCTGCCGCTCGCATGGTGCGGCGGCCTGTGCTTCGACCTGCCGGCGGACAGGCTCGAGGCCTATGCGGCCGAGCATTCGGCCTGGGGCTACGGCATCGAGCGGGTCGGCCGCGAGCAGGCGGCGCTGATCGAGCCCAATCTCGCCGAGCTTCCGGATTTCGCAATGTATGTTGCCGAGGAAGGCGTGGCCGAGCCGGTCGCCGCCGCCAAGGCGCTGCTTGGCGATGCCGAACGGCGCGGGGCGCGGATCGTCACGGGGACCGTCGGTGCCCTGGCGATATCCGGCGATCGCGTCACCGGCGTGGTCGTGTCCGGAGAAGCAATTGCCGCCGACGAGGTCGTCGTCGCGGCAGGCGCCGGCGTTCCAGCCATCGCTGCAACGGCCGGCATCAAGCTGCCGATCGAAACGCCGCCGGGCCTGATCGTCCACTCGCGTCCATACGAAAAACTGCTCAACGGGCTGGTGCTGGGCGACCGGCTGCATATGCGGCAGACGGCGGAGGGCCGTATCATCGCCGGCTCGGATTTCGGCGGTGGCGATCCGGGCGTGGATGCAACCGCGACCGCGCGGGACCTGTTCGCGGCGACGAAGGCGATGCTGCGCGGCGCCGAGGGGCTGGAGCTCGATTTCCATACCGTCGGCTACCGGCCGACTCCGATCGATGGTTTCCCGATCATCGGCCGCGCCGAAGGTGTTGACGGTCTTTATATCGCCGTCACACATTCAGGCGTCACGCTGGCGCCCGCTGTCGGGCTGTTTGCCACCCGCGAGATCCTCGATGGCGAACGCGATGCGCTGCTTGCGCCCTATGGGCTGGGGCGGTTTGCTCAGTAG
- a CDS encoding class II glutamine amidotransferase: MCRWAAYFGEAVFLEDIITAPCHSLIAQSHCAQEAKSPTNGDGFGLAWYGDRPEPGLYRDILPAWSDPNLKSLCRQIKSGLFLAHVRASTGGATSRMNCHPFISSRWSFMHNGQIGGFEKIRRALENSLSDEVFDLREGTTDSELFFLLMIDEDLASDPQGAVARATSRVLEASRRAGLEPALRLTAAFSDGQALYAVRYATDHHAPTLYTSVFRNGGRCIVSEPFDRDGGEWQAIPPSSFVTMSGDATSIRPFAPAAAKLALVG, encoded by the coding sequence ATGTGCCGGTGGGCGGCCTATTTTGGTGAAGCGGTCTTCCTCGAAGACATCATCACCGCGCCCTGCCATTCGCTGATCGCCCAGAGCCATTGCGCCCAGGAAGCCAAGTCGCCGACCAATGGCGACGGCTTCGGTCTTGCCTGGTACGGCGACCGGCCGGAGCCCGGCCTCTATCGCGACATCCTGCCGGCCTGGTCGGATCCCAATCTGAAGAGCCTGTGCCGGCAGATCAAATCCGGCCTGTTCCTCGCCCATGTGCGCGCCTCGACCGGCGGCGCCACCAGCCGCATGAACTGCCATCCCTTCATCTCCAGCCGCTGGTCGTTCATGCACAACGGCCAGATCGGCGGCTTCGAAAAAATCCGCCGCGCCCTGGAAAACTCGCTCTCCGACGAAGTTTTCGACCTGCGCGAGGGCACCACCGATTCCGAATTGTTTTTCCTGCTGATGATCGACGAGGATTTGGCGAGCGACCCGCAAGGCGCAGTTGCGCGCGCCACCAGCCGCGTGCTGGAAGCCTCCCGCCGCGCCGGGCTCGAGCCCGCCCTGAGACTCACCGCCGCCTTCTCCGACGGACAGGCGCTCTACGCCGTGCGCTATGCTACCGACCATCATGCGCCGACGCTTTACACCTCCGTCTTCCGCAATGGCGGCCGCTGCATCGTGTCGGAACCCTTCGACCGCGACGGCGGCGAGTGGCAGGCGATCCCGCCGTCGAGCTTCGTCACCATGTCCGGGGACGCCACCAGCATCCGCCCGTTTGCTCCGGCAGCGGCGAAGCTGGCGCTGGTCGGCTGA
- a CDS encoding DUF6356 family protein produces the protein MTTRFASLFTSHPAKVGETYFSHMAFAAWFCSRLSMAAGAALVHAFLPFLFETTASRIVRELYERTHNRGSHAVKEPRALMDRA, from the coding sequence ATGACGACACGGTTTGCTTCGCTCTTCACCTCTCACCCGGCCAAGGTGGGCGAGACCTATTTCAGCCATATGGCCTTTGCCGCCTGGTTCTGTTCCCGCCTGTCGATGGCCGCGGGCGCCGCGCTCGTTCATGCTTTCTTGCCATTTCTGTTCGAGACTACGGCCAGCCGAATCGTCCGCGAGCTCTATGAGCGCACGCACAACAGAGGCTCACATGCGGTCAAGGAGCCTCGGGCCCTGATGGATCGCGCCTAG
- a CDS encoding Lrp/AsnC family transcriptional regulator yields MTLEIDEIDRRLLAELQRDGTLSVDQLSERVALSRNACWRRVKRLEEDGVITGRVALVDADKLGLGLSVFILIRTSNHDPDWLQKFRAAVTVFPEITGVYRMSGDLDYVVRARVADVKAYDRLYQRLIAKVALSDVSASFVMEEIKETTVVPVELR; encoded by the coding sequence ATGACGCTGGAAATCGATGAAATCGACCGAAGATTATTGGCAGAACTCCAGCGCGACGGCACACTGTCGGTCGACCAGCTGTCGGAGCGGGTAGCGCTGTCGCGCAACGCCTGCTGGCGGCGGGTCAAGCGGCTGGAGGAGGACGGGGTCATCACCGGACGGGTGGCGCTGGTCGATGCCGACAAGCTGGGGCTGGGGCTGTCGGTGTTCATCCTGATCCGCACCTCCAACCACGATCCGGACTGGCTGCAGAAATTCCGCGCCGCGGTGACCGTGTTTCCGGAGATCACCGGAGTCTATCGCATGTCCGGCGATCTCGATTATGTGGTGCGCGCCCGCGTCGCCGACGTAAAGGCCTATGACCGGCTCTACCAGCGGCTGATCGCCAAGGTGGCACTGTCGGACGTCTCGGCTTCCTTCGTTATGGAGGAGATCAAGGAGACGACGGTGGTGCCGGTGGAGCTGCGCTGA
- the dut gene encoding dUTP diphosphatase, translating into MRTAVYPSSVIGPPVGFVRLPHGEGLPLPAYESAGAAGMDLRAAVPDDRPLLILPGKRALVPTGLILEIPEGMEGQVRPRSGLAFKHGLTVLNTPGTIDSDYRGEVKVLLINLGDEDFAVTRGMRIAQIVFAAVTQVASEERSLTGGTARGSGGFGSTGTA; encoded by the coding sequence ATGCGCACAGCTGTCTATCCCTCCTCCGTCATCGGCCCCCCCGTCGGTTTCGTCAGGCTTCCGCATGGCGAGGGCCTGCCGCTGCCGGCCTATGAAAGCGCCGGCGCCGCCGGCATGGATTTGCGCGCCGCGGTGCCGGACGATCGGCCACTGCTGATCCTACCGGGAAAACGCGCGCTGGTGCCAACCGGATTGATCCTGGAAATCCCGGAAGGCATGGAAGGCCAGGTCCGGCCGCGCTCCGGCCTTGCCTTCAAGCATGGGCTTACCGTCCTCAACACGCCCGGCACCATCGACAGCGACTATCGCGGCGAGGTGAAGGTGCTTTTGATCAACCTCGGCGATGAGGATTTCGCGGTGACGCGCGGCATGCGCATCGCCCAGATCGTCTTTGCCGCGGTGACGCAGGTCGCCAGCGAAGAGCGATCACTGACTGGCGGGACCGCGCGAGGTTCCGGCGGATTCGGGTCGACCGGCACCGCTTGA
- a CDS encoding HAD family hydrolase translates to MSLPKLVIFDCDGVLVDTENLANRRLAEWLKAAGFATTFEYCRKHFSGRSMISVQKEIEEATAVRLGPDFVERWNAGLPDLFAHGVEAIPHARDFIEKLRAAGIAYCVASSARVSKMHITLGQTGLLPLFEHAMFSSTMVAHGKPFPDLFLHAAKTMGFAPADCIVIEDSVAGTEAGMAAGMRVFSYHADPYSDRDGLAEAGGILFDDMRDLAGLVPIQ, encoded by the coding sequence ATGTCCCTTCCCAAACTCGTCATCTTCGATTGCGACGGAGTCCTGGTCGACACCGAGAATCTGGCTAACCGGCGTCTCGCCGAATGGCTCAAGGCTGCCGGCTTTGCCACCACTTTCGAATATTGCCGCAAGCATTTCTCCGGCCGCAGCATGATCTCGGTGCAGAAGGAGATCGAAGAGGCGACGGCTGTCAGGCTGGGCCCAGACTTCGTCGAGCGCTGGAATGCCGGTCTGCCGGATTTGTTCGCGCATGGGGTCGAGGCGATCCCCCATGCGCGCGACTTCATCGAGAAGCTGCGCGCCGCCGGCATCGCCTATTGCGTCGCCTCCTCGGCGCGCGTCTCGAAGATGCACATCACGCTCGGCCAGACCGGGCTGCTGCCACTGTTCGAGCATGCCATGTTCTCTTCGACCATGGTCGCGCACGGCAAGCCGTTTCCCGACCTATTCCTCCATGCCGCAAAGACTATGGGCTTCGCGCCGGCCGACTGCATCGTCATCGAGGACAGCGTCGCCGGCACCGAGGCCGGCATGGCCGCCGGCATGCGCGTCTTCTCCTATCATGCCGATCCCTATTCCGACCGCGACGGGCTGGCGGAAGCCGGCGGCATCCTGTTCGACGACATGCGCGATCTGGCCGGACTGGTGCCGATCCAATAG
- a CDS encoding isocitrate lyase/PEP mutase family protein, which yields MDKGKIFRDLHASTFVMPNPWDVGTTKLLSSFGFKALATTSAGFAFSRGLPDGGVTFEAMIHHCREVTAATDLPVSADLERGKGDSPEQAAETIFAAEAAGLAGCSIEDHTGDPDNPIYEFSHAVERVAAAAEAARALKHDFVFTARAENFLWGKTDLDDTIKRLQAFENAGADVLYAPGISDIEMVRTICSSVGKPVNVMARPGFTTADLAMAGVKRISLGPWLTNFAYGMLETAAREIQQDGTFGFTRAAMPFGKLQALFRGGGTD from the coding sequence ATGGACAAAGGCAAGATCTTTCGCGACCTGCATGCCTCCACCTTCGTCATGCCCAATCCCTGGGATGTCGGCACGACCAAGCTTCTTTCCTCCTTCGGCTTCAAGGCGCTGGCGACGACCAGCGCAGGCTTTGCCTTCTCGCGCGGCCTGCCCGACGGCGGCGTGACGTTCGAGGCGATGATCCACCACTGCCGCGAAGTGACGGCGGCAACCGACCTGCCGGTTTCGGCCGACCTCGAGCGCGGCAAGGGCGACAGTCCCGAACAGGCCGCCGAAACCATCTTCGCGGCGGAAGCCGCCGGCCTTGCCGGCTGCTCGATCGAGGATCACACCGGCGACCCGGACAACCCGATCTACGAATTCTCGCATGCGGTCGAACGGGTCGCCGCGGCCGCCGAGGCGGCGCGGGCGCTGAAGCACGATTTCGTCTTCACCGCGCGGGCCGAGAATTTCCTCTGGGGCAAGACCGACCTCGACGACACGATCAAGCGCCTGCAGGCTTTCGAGAACGCCGGCGCGGACGTGCTCTATGCGCCGGGCATCAGCGATATCGAAATGGTGCGCACGATCTGCTCGTCAGTTGGCAAGCCGGTCAATGTCATGGCGCGGCCGGGCTTCACCACCGCCGACCTCGCCATGGCCGGGGTAAAACGCATCTCGCTCGGACCGTGGCTGACGAATTTCGCCTACGGCATGCTGGAGACGGCGGCGCGCGAGATCCAGCAGGACGGCACCTTCGGCTTCACCCGCGCGGCGATGCCGTTCGGCAAGCTGCAGGCGCTGTTCCGTGGCGGCGGCACCGACTAA
- a CDS encoding sulfate transporter family protein — translation MILDAARAAASRLFSPEFRTVFLKTLGLTLLALVALWFALESLLEWLAWPWLDALLPGLPSWAGLLGAIIAGILLAMGMALLVAPATAIVAGLFLDDIAEVVERTDYPDDPPGRAVPALHSLALAIKFFGVVILGNIVALLLLLVPGINIAAFFIVNGYLLGREFFEFAAMRFRPEAEAKALRRKYAGTVFLAGLLIAALLAVPLLNLLTPLFAAAMMVHLHKAVSAKEPV, via the coding sequence GTGATTCTCGACGCCGCCCGCGCCGCCGCCAGCCGGCTGTTTTCGCCCGAATTCCGCACCGTGTTCCTGAAGACGCTGGGGCTGACATTGTTGGCCCTGGTGGCGCTGTGGTTCGCTCTCGAGAGCCTGCTCGAATGGCTGGCCTGGCCGTGGCTTGATGCGCTGCTGCCCGGCCTGCCGTCCTGGGCCGGATTATTGGGCGCGATCATCGCCGGCATCCTCCTGGCGATGGGCATGGCACTGCTCGTCGCGCCGGCCACGGCGATCGTCGCCGGCCTCTTTCTCGACGATATCGCCGAGGTGGTCGAGCGCACCGACTACCCAGATGATCCGCCAGGCCGCGCCGTGCCGGCGCTGCATTCGCTGGCGCTGGCGATAAAATTCTTCGGCGTCGTCATTTTGGGCAATATCGTCGCCTTGCTGCTCTTGCTGGTGCCGGGCATCAACATCGCCGCCTTCTTCATCGTCAACGGCTATCTGCTCGGGCGCGAATTCTTCGAATTCGCCGCCATGCGGTTCCGCCCGGAGGCGGAGGCCAAGGCGCTGCGCCGGAAATATGCCGGCACGGTGTTCCTGGCCGGGTTGCTCATCGCCGCCCTGCTAGCCGTGCCGCTGCTCAACCTGCTGACGCCGCTCTTCGCCGCCGCCATGATGGTGCATCTGCACAAGGCGGTTTCGGCGAAGGAGCCCGTTTAG
- a CDS encoding DMT family transporter, whose protein sequence is MPAKTDMATELALLAVLAVLWGASYTFIKIGVETIPPVTFIAGRTLIAGGILLAVIRWRGLAMPWDAVHWRRFMFQACMNSVVPFTLIAAAERSIDAGLATILNATSPIFTFLLTALITRHEPVTTRKLVGVGAGIAGICLIVGAQALGGIGHQLWAQLAVVAATICYAGAAIFGRNFRGLDPMVPAAGSMICGAAILIPLSLVFDRPWTLSPSTASILALLGLSVFSTALAFSIFFRLIHTLGSVGTTSQAYLRVPIGVGIGALFLGESLGPTAWLGMAFVVAGVAAMTIPARQARLAQ, encoded by the coding sequence ATGCCCGCAAAGACCGACATGGCCACTGAACTGGCGCTGCTTGCGGTGCTGGCGGTGCTGTGGGGCGCGTCCTATACCTTCATCAAGATCGGCGTCGAAACGATCCCGCCGGTGACCTTCATCGCCGGGCGCACCTTGATCGCAGGCGGCATTCTGCTTGCAGTCATCCGCTGGCGCGGCCTTGCCATGCCTTGGGATGCGGTGCACTGGCGCCGGTTCATGTTTCAGGCCTGCATGAACAGCGTCGTGCCATTCACGCTGATTGCCGCCGCCGAGCGCTCGATCGATGCCGGCCTTGCCACCATCCTCAACGCGACGTCGCCGATCTTCACCTTCCTGCTGACGGCGCTGATCACTCGCCATGAGCCGGTGACGACGCGCAAGCTGGTCGGCGTCGGCGCCGGCATCGCCGGCATATGCCTCATCGTCGGCGCGCAAGCGCTTGGCGGCATCGGTCATCAGCTTTGGGCGCAGCTTGCGGTCGTCGCGGCCACCATATGCTATGCAGGTGCCGCCATTTTCGGGCGCAATTTCCGCGGTCTCGACCCGATGGTGCCGGCGGCCGGCTCGATGATCTGCGGCGCAGCGATCCTGATACCCTTGAGCCTTGTCTTCGACCGGCCGTGGACATTGTCGCCATCGACGGCGTCGATCCTGGCGCTGCTTGGGCTTTCGGTCTTCTCCACCGCTCTCGCCTTCTCAATCTTCTTCCGCCTCATCCACACGCTGGGCTCGGTCGGCACCACCTCGCAGGCCTATCTGCGCGTGCCGATCGGGGTCGGCATCGGCGCCCTCTTCCTCGGCGAGAGTCTCGGCCCGACGGCCTGGCTCGGCATGGCCTTCGTCGTCGCCGGCGTCGCGGCCATGACCATTCCGGCCCGCCAGGCCAGGCTTGCGCAATAG
- a CDS encoding adenosine kinase yields the protein MPEYDVLCIGNAIVDIIAQCDEEFLETNGIIKGAMNLIDGRRADLLYSRMGPAIEASGGSAGNTAAGVASFGGRAAFFGKVSNDALGEIYAHDIHAQGVAFDTRPLDGEPPTARSMIFVTPDGERSMNTYLGACVELGPEDVEADKAAGAKVTYFEGYLWDPPRAKEAIRQTAKLAHAAGREVSMTLSDSFCIDRYRDEFLELMRSGTVDIVFANSHEIKSLYQTASFEDALAAIRKDCKIAAVTRSEKGSVIVRGDETVVVKATTINELVDTTGAGDLYAAGFLFGYTAGRSLKDCGDLGSLAAGLVIQQIGPRPRQNLRREAEQAGLL from the coding sequence ATGCCGGAATACGACGTGCTTTGCATCGGCAACGCCATTGTCGACATCATCGCCCAGTGCGACGAGGAATTTCTCGAGACCAACGGCATCATCAAGGGCGCGATGAACCTGATCGACGGCAGGCGCGCCGATCTGCTCTACAGCCGCATGGGGCCGGCGATCGAGGCTTCGGGCGGCAGCGCCGGCAACACGGCGGCGGGCGTTGCCAGCTTCGGCGGCCGCGCCGCCTTCTTCGGCAAGGTGTCGAACGATGCGCTCGGCGAAATCTATGCCCACGACATCCATGCCCAGGGCGTAGCTTTCGACACCAGACCGCTCGACGGCGAGCCGCCGACGGCGCGCTCGATGATCTTCGTCACGCCGGACGGCGAGCGCTCGATGAACACCTATCTCGGCGCCTGCGTCGAGCTCGGCCCGGAAGACGTCGAGGCCGACAAGGCCGCTGGCGCCAAGGTCACCTATTTCGAGGGATATCTGTGGGATCCGCCGCGCGCCAAGGAAGCGATCCGCCAGACCGCGAAGCTGGCGCATGCCGCCGGCCGCGAAGTGTCGATGACGCTGTCGGATTCCTTCTGCATCGACCGCTATCGCGACGAGTTCCTCGAGCTGATGCGTTCGGGCACCGTCGACATCGTGTTCGCCAACAGCCACGAGATCAAGTCGCTCTACCAGACCGCTTCATTCGAAGATGCGCTGGCGGCCATCCGCAAGGATTGCAAGATCGCCGCCGTCACCCGCTCGGAAAAGGGCTCGGTGATCGTGCGCGGCGACGAGACCGTCGTCGTCAAGGCGACGACGATCAACGAACTGGTCGACACCACCGGCGCCGGCGACCTCTATGCCGCCGGCTTCCTCTTTGGTTACACCGCCGGGCGCAGCCTCAAGGATTGCGGCGATCTCGGCTCGTTGGCGGCCGGGCTGGTGATCCAGCAGATCGGCCCACGCCCGCGACAGAATCTGCGCCGCGAGGCCGAACAGGCGGGGCTGCTTTAG